A stretch of the Enoplosus armatus isolate fEnoArm2 chromosome 13, fEnoArm2.hap1, whole genome shotgun sequence genome encodes the following:
- the ptrh2 gene encoding peptidyl-tRNA hydrolase 2, mitochondrial isoform X1, with the protein MDLLCGPLGLGVVAGLGCGLFLGWHLRARFSPKSLEAAMGNGTGEASVMGEGGEFKMILVVRNDLKMGKGKVAAQCSHAAVSAYKQVQRRNPELLKQWEYCGQPKVVVKAPDEDTLIDMLGHAKEVGLPVSLIQDAGRTQIAPGSRTVLGIGPGPADLIDRVTGDLKLY; encoded by the coding sequence ATGGATTTGCTGTGTGGGCCATTGGGTTTGGGTGTAGTAGCAGGACTGGGCTGTGGGCTCTTCCTGGGCTGGCACCTGCGGGCTCGCTTCAGCCCGAAGAGCCTGGAGGCAGCGATGGGGAACGGCACCGGTGAAGCAAGCGTGATGGGAGAAGGGGGCGAGTTCAAGATGATACTGGTGGTCCGAAATGACCTGAAGATGGGCAAAGGGAAAGTCGCCGCCCAGTGCTCCCATGCCGCTGTGTCTGCTTACAAACAGGTTCAGCGCAGGAACCCCGAGCTTCTCAAGCAGTGGGAGTACTGCGGCCAGCCCAAGGTGGTGGTGAAGGCCCCCGACGAGGACACCCTGATTGATATGCTGGGTCACGCCAAAGAAGTGGGGCTTCCGGTCAGCCTGATTCAGGACGCGGGACGGACACAAATCGCACCCGGATCACGCACCGTACTGGGTATAGGTCCGGGCCCAGCTGATCTGATCGACAGAGTCACTGGAGACTTGAAGCTGTATTAG
- the ptrh2 gene encoding peptidyl-tRNA hydrolase 2, mitochondrial isoform X2: protein MIKSSRTVAEGTTWFNNMDLLCGPLGLGVVAGLGCGLFLGWHLRARFSPKSLEAAMGNGTGEASVMGEGGEFKMILVVRNDLKMGKGKVAAQCSHAAVSAYKQVQRRNPELLKQWEYCGQPKVVVKAPDEDTLIDMLGHAKEVGLPVSLIQDAGRTQIAPGSRTVLGIGPGPADLIDRVTGDLKLY from the exons atgatcaaaagctccagaacagttGCTGAAGGGACCACCTG GTTTAACAATATGGATTTGCTGTGTGGGCCATTGGGTTTGGGTGTAGTAGCAGGACTGGGCTGTGGGCTCTTCCTGGGCTGGCACCTGCGGGCTCGCTTCAGCCCGAAGAGCCTGGAGGCAGCGATGGGGAACGGCACCGGTGAAGCAAGCGTGATGGGAGAAGGGGGCGAGTTCAAGATGATACTGGTGGTCCGAAATGACCTGAAGATGGGCAAAGGGAAAGTCGCCGCCCAGTGCTCCCATGCCGCTGTGTCTGCTTACAAACAGGTTCAGCGCAGGAACCCCGAGCTTCTCAAGCAGTGGGAGTACTGCGGCCAGCCCAAGGTGGTGGTGAAGGCCCCCGACGAGGACACCCTGATTGATATGCTGGGTCACGCCAAAGAAGTGGGGCTTCCGGTCAGCCTGATTCAGGACGCGGGACGGACACAAATCGCACCCGGATCACGCACCGTACTGGGTATAGGTCCGGGCCCAGCTGATCTGATCGACAGAGTCACTGGAGACTTGAAGCTGTATTAG
- the LOC139295764 gene encoding salivary glue protein Sgs-3-like: MSEGCDTSGNASEGAKNRAMGVHFQDLVEIIDPYEKQDGEKEGMDFDDQEEIRRRLRQAESRYRETREIQDKLFEHGLAIEELINELEEENKDLTCKLKKTRRRRRTRTRRTRRRRRRRRTRTRRTRTRRTRRRRRRTRTRRTRTRRTRTRTRRTRTRRTRMRTRTRRTKTRRTRTRTSRMRMKSTKMRGSRRLKAGAVVPRACGKE, translated from the exons ATGTCTGAAGGTTGTGACACTTCTGGGAACGCTTCAGAGGGAGCAAAGAACAGGGCAATGGGAGTGCACTTCCAAGATCTGGTAGAAATAATTGATCCATATGAGAAGCAAGacggagaaaaagaggggatgGATTTCGA TGACCAAGAGGAGATCAGGAGAAGACTGCGGCAGGCTGAAAGCCGCTACAGAGAGACGAGGGAGATCCAGGACAAGTTGTTTGAGCATGGACTGGCAATTGAGGAGCTGATAAATGAGTTGGAAGAGGAGAATAAGGACCTCACCTGCAAATTGAAAAA gacgaggaggaggaggaggacgaggacaaggaggacgaggaggaggaggaggaggaggaggacaaggacaaggaggacgaggacaaggaggacgaggagaaggaggaggaggacaaggacaaggaggacgaggacaaggaggacgaggacgaggacaAGGAGGACGAGGACAAGGAGGACGAGGATGAGGACAAGGACAAGGAGGACGAAGACAAGGAGGACGAGGACAAGGACGAgcaggatgaggatgaagagcaCGAAGATGAGAGGCTCCAGAAGACTGAAAG CTGGTGCTGTCGTACCAAGGGCCTGTGGAAAGGAGTAA